In a single window of the Lynx canadensis isolate LIC74 chromosome E2, mLynCan4.pri.v2, whole genome shotgun sequence genome:
- the NUP93 gene encoding nuclear pore complex protein Nup93 isoform X2, with product MAEEYHRESMLVEWEQVKQRILHTLLASGEDALDFTQESEPSYISDGGPPGRSSLDSIEMAYARQIYIYNEKIVNGHLQPNLVDLCASVAELDDKNISDMWNMVKQMTDVLLVPATDALKSRNSVEVRMDFVRQALAYLEQSYKNYTLVTVFGNLHQAQLGGVPGTYQLVRSFLNIKLPAPLPGLQDGEVEGHPVWALIYYCMRCGDLLAASQVVNRAQHQLGEFKTWFQEYMNSKDRRLSPATENKLRLHYRRALRNNTDPYKRAVYCIIGRCDITDNQSEVADKTEDYLWLKLNQVCFDDDGTSSPQDRLTLSQFQKQLLEDYGESHFTVNQQPFLYFQVLFLTAQFEAAIAFLFRMERLRCHAVHVALVLFELKLLLKSSGQSAQLLSHEPGDPPCMRRLNFVRLLMLYTRKFESTDPREALQYFYFLRDEKDSQGENMFLRCVSELVIESREFDMILGKLENDGSRKPGVIDKFTSDTKPIINKVASVAENKGLFEEAAKLYDLAKNADKVLELMNKLLSPVVPQISAPQSNKERLKNMALSIAERYRAQGISANKFVDSTFYLLLDLITFFDEYHSGHIDRAFDIIDRLKLVPLNQESVEERVAAFRNFSDEIRHNLSEVLLATMNILFTQFKRLKGTSPSSASRPQRVVEDRDSQLRSQARALITFAGMIPYRTSGDTNARLVQMEVLMN from the exons ATCAGGAGAAGATGCGCTGGACTTTACTCAAGAAAGCGAG CCAAGTTACATCAGCGATGGGGGACCCCCTGGTCGAAGCTCTCTGGATAGCATTGAGATGGCCTATGCCCGGCAG atttATATCTATAACGAGAAGATTGTAAATGGGCACCTGCAGCCTAACCTCGTGGACCTCTGTGCTTCCGTTGCAGAGCTGGACGATAAG AACATCTCTGACATGTGGAACATGGTGAAACAAATGACAGATGTGTTGTTGGTGCCGGCGACCGATGCTCTGAAGAGCCGCAACAGCGTGGAAGTGCGCATGGATTTTGTCCGGCAGGCCTTGGCTTACCTCGAGCAGAG TTATAAGAATTACACCCTTGTGACTGTCTTTGGAAACTTGCATCAGGCCCAGCTAGGCGGGGTGCCTGGGACTTACCAGTTGGTTCGAAGTTTCTTGAACATTAAACTTCCAGCTCCCTTGCCTGGACTTCAG GATGGAGAAGTGGAAGGCCATCCTGTGTGGGCATTAATTTATTACTGCATGCGCTGTGGGGACCTGCTTGCCGCTTCACAGGTGGTTAACCGAGCCCAGCACCAGCTGGGAGAATTTAAAACCTGGTTCCAGGAGTACATGAACAGCAAGGACAGAAG GTTGTCACCAGCCACAGAGAACAAGCTCCGACTGCATTACCGCAGGGCCCTCAGGAACAACACGGACCCCTACAAGCGGGCCGTGTACTGTATCATTGGCAGATGCGACATCACCGACAACCAGAGCGAAGTAGCTGACAAAACCGAGGACTACCTGTGGCTGAAG TTGAACCAAGTGTGTTTTGATGACGACGGCACCAGCTCCCCACAAGACAGGCTCACTCTTTCACAGTTCCAGAAACAGTTGTTGGAAGACTATG gcgAGTCCCACTTCACGGTGAACCAGCAGCCCTTCCTGTACTTCCAAGTACTCTTCCTGACGGCACAGTTCGAGGCTGCCATCGCTTTTCTCTTCCGCATGGAGCGGCTGCGCTGCCATGCAGTCCACGTGGCGCTGGTCCTCTTTGAGCTGAAGCTGCTTTTAAAATCCTCGGGACAGAGTGCTCAGCTCC TCAGCCACGAGCCTGGCGACCCTCCCTGCATGCGGCGGCTGAACTTTGTGCGGCTACTCATGCTCTACACCCGCAAGTTTGAGTCCACAGACCCGAGGGAGGCACTCCAGTACTTCTACTTCCTCAG GGATGAGAAAGATAGTCAAGGAGAAAACATGTTTTTGCGCTGCGTGAGTGAGCTTGTGATAGAAAGTCGAGAG TTCGATATGATTCTTGGGAAACTAGAGAATGATGGAAGTAGAAAG CCTGGAGTCATAGATAAGTTTACTAGTGACACAAAGCCTATTATCAACAAAGTTGCTTCCGTGGCAGAAAATAAAGGACTGTTTGAAGAAGCAGCAAAGCTCTATGACCTTGCCAAG aatgctGACAAGGTGCTAGAGCTGATGAACAAACTGCTCAGCCCTGTTGTCCCCCAGATCAGCGCACCACAGTCCAACAAAGAGAGGCTGAAGAACATGGCGCTCTCCATCGCGGAACG gTATAGGGCTCAGGGAATCAGTGCCAATAAATTTGTGGACTCCACGTTCTATCTTCTGTTGGACTTGATCACCTTTTTTGACGAGTATCACAGTGGTCATATTGACAGAGCCTTTGAT atcATTGATCGTTTGAAGCTGGTGCCCCTGAATCAGGAAAGTGTGGAAGAGAGAGTGGCTGCCTTCAGAAATTTCAGTGATGAA ATCAGGCACAACCTCTCAGAAGTGCTTCTCGCCACCATGAACATCTTGTTCACACAGTTTAAGAGGCTCAAAGGGACAAGTCCGTCCTCGGCATCCAGGCCCCAGCGAGTCGTCGAGGACCGTGACTCT